A stretch of the Medicago truncatula cultivar Jemalong A17 chromosome 5, MtrunA17r5.0-ANR, whole genome shotgun sequence genome encodes the following:
- the LOC11408138 gene encoding peamaclein, translating into MAKLICAFLFMLVTSFVIQDVYAGGEGSLKPAECAPKCDYRCSKTAYKKACLTYCNLCCAKCLCVPSGTYGNKEECPCYNNWKNKKGGPKCP; encoded by the exons ATGGCTAAACTTATTTGTGCATTTCTTTTCATGCTTGTCACTTCTTTTGTGATTCAAGATGTCTAT gcCGGTGGGGAAGGATCTCTTAAACCTGCAG aatGTGCGCCTAAATGTGATTATCGGTGCTCAAAAACTGCGTACAAGAAGGCATGTTTAACCTATTGCAACCTCTGTTGTGCAAAGTGTTTATGTGTCCCATCGGGAACATATGGTAACAAGGAAGAATGTCCATGCTATAATAACTGGAAAAATAAGAAAGGAGGACCCAAGTGCCCCTAA
- the LOC11408139 gene encoding gibberellin-regulated protein 12: MAKLVCAFLFMLVTSFVIQDVYAGGEGSLKPEECSAACDVRCSATMYKKACLTYCNYCCAKCLCVPSGTYGHKEECPCYANLKTHEGGPKCP, from the exons ATGGCTAAACTTGTTTGTGCATTTCTTTTCATGCTTGTCACTTCTTTTGTGATTCAAGATGTCTAT GCCGGTGGGGAAGGATCTCTTAAACCTGAAG aatGTTCGGCTGCATGTGATGTTCGTTGTTCAGCAACTATGTACAAGAAGGCATGTCTAACCTATTGCAACTACTGTTGTGCAAAATGTTTGTGTGTCCCATCAGGAACATATGGTCACAAGGAAGAATGTCCATGCTATGCTAACTTGAAAACTCATGAAGGAGGACCCAAGTGTCCCTAA